One Candidatus Binatus sp. DNA segment encodes these proteins:
- a CDS encoding glycosyltransferase family 39 protein: MPPPSPANSAQPVCGAAVGGLPIVALALAAVAVHLVTNLGLGGYGYFRDELYYIACSHHLAFGYVDHPSLSIILLWIELHLFGTSMFALRLFPALAHGAEVIVAAMLAREMGGGRFAMGLAALAVLIAPVFLGLTAFYSMNAYDPLLWGAAGLVVVRILNTGDARLWLWFGLIAGIGLENKISMLFLCLGVVAGLILTGRRRDLLSPWLWIGGALATLLFLPYVIWNARHGFPTLEFMHNADLYKNYHPSIPAFAAAQLMLLNPLVAPLWMAGLGWCFFGNSGRYRLIGWIYVAVFALTFQGGKAYYAASVYMLMLPAGAVALERFSSARQWGVAIRRAAVAVIVIAGVISAPFAIPLLPPNALASFAERLGPRQNNALVGERTEQGILPQNFADRFGWPEMVAAAAQVYASLPPDQRAHTAIFASNYGEAGAIDFFGPRYGLPPAASGHNSYWFWGLGNREIDTVIVLGGDRASLAKFFGEVIPAAKFRCRYCMGYENGLDIFICRKPAAPIAKIWPRLKKFI; encoded by the coding sequence GTGCCGCCGCCGTCACCGGCAAATTCGGCGCAGCCCGTTTGCGGCGCTGCAGTCGGCGGCTTGCCGATCGTCGCGCTGGCACTCGCCGCAGTCGCGGTCCACCTGGTCACCAATCTTGGACTGGGCGGCTACGGCTACTTCCGCGATGAGCTTTACTACATCGCCTGTTCGCACCATCTCGCATTCGGCTACGTCGACCATCCGTCGCTCTCGATCATCCTGCTGTGGATCGAGCTGCATCTGTTCGGCACCTCGATGTTCGCGCTCAGGCTGTTTCCAGCGCTGGCGCATGGCGCCGAGGTGATCGTGGCCGCGATGCTGGCGCGCGAGATGGGGGGTGGACGCTTCGCGATGGGCCTGGCGGCGTTGGCGGTGCTTATCGCTCCGGTTTTCCTGGGCCTGACGGCATTCTACTCGATGAACGCCTACGATCCTCTGTTGTGGGGAGCCGCGGGACTGGTCGTCGTGCGCATCCTCAACACTGGCGATGCGCGTCTGTGGCTATGGTTCGGCCTGATCGCGGGGATTGGGCTGGAAAACAAGATCTCGATGCTGTTCCTGTGCCTGGGCGTCGTGGCCGGGTTGATCCTGACCGGCAGGCGGCGCGATCTGCTGAGCCCCTGGCTGTGGATCGGCGGCGCGCTCGCGACGCTGTTGTTCCTGCCCTATGTGATCTGGAACGCGCGGCACGGCTTTCCCACGCTGGAGTTCATGCACAACGCGGATCTCTATAAGAATTATCACCCGTCGATTCCCGCCTTTGCCGCCGCACAACTCATGCTGCTCAATCCGCTGGTCGCGCCGTTGTGGATGGCGGGTCTCGGCTGGTGCTTTTTCGGAAACAGCGGCCGCTATCGTCTCATCGGATGGATCTACGTCGCGGTGTTCGCCCTGACGTTCCAGGGCGGCAAGGCCTACTACGCGGCGTCCGTCTATATGCTGATGCTCCCGGCGGGAGCGGTAGCGCTCGAGCGGTTCAGCTCCGCGCGGCAATGGGGCGTTGCTATCCGCCGCGCCGCGGTGGCGGTGATAGTCATCGCCGGAGTAATCTCCGCACCTTTTGCGATTCCGCTCCTGCCGCCGAATGCGCTCGCCAGCTTTGCCGAGCGGCTTGGTCCCAGGCAGAACAACGCGCTCGTCGGCGAGCGCACCGAGCAGGGCATCCTGCCGCAGAATTTCGCCGACCGGTTCGGATGGCCCGAGATGGTCGCGGCGGCCGCGCAAGTTTACGCTTCATTGCCCCCGGACCAGCGCGCACATACCGCGATCTTCGCCAGCAATTACGGCGAGGCTGGCGCGATCGATTTTTTTGGTCCGCGCTACGGGCTGCCGCCGGCGGCCTCGGGACACAACAGCTACTGGTTCTGGGGCTTAGGCAATCGCGAGATCGATACCGTGATCGTCCTTGGTGGCGACCGAGCGAGCCTGGCCAAGTTCTTCGGTGAAGTGATCCCGGCGGCCAAGTTCCGATGCCGTTACTGCATGGGTTACGAGAACGGCCTCGACATCTTCATTTGCCGCAAACCGGCAGCCCCGATTGCAAAGATCTGGCCGCGGCTCAAGAAGTTCATTTGA
- a CDS encoding N-acetylmuramoyl-L-alanine amidase: MRRMMAVAAAAATIGAMVAPVIVGAGLPASALTAARIEHRGPTLEIHFGFSGPAPPLELSTHGIELWVELGRTRIAIPPRPLFGYETAPIASVRAIELAGGRSRIVVEVIGKADYAIARLRGRNEIVLRVASAGADPNIAAPMIVHDDAPRRPAAPVARAVAFAPAPKPRANSRAQPIASTPSNMSEEIRQPGHFLVMIDPGHGGYDPGTQSSAGAEEKDLALQIATRLKSALEARGIRAELTRSTDVFISLAERTRIANRAGADLFVSIHLNSSPNTDTTGIEVYYLNNTTDRATIRLARMENAGAGGYGAADASNLNYILTDLRQNYKASEAASVAKMIDAQTVADLDAGFGLKVNALGAKMGPFYVLVGAHMPAVLVECGFMSNAGEAARLASADYQEVLAGAVAGAVAHYFNADLAVGNL; encoded by the coding sequence ATGCGGAGAATGATGGCGGTTGCGGCGGCGGCGGCGACAATCGGCGCGATGGTTGCCCCGGTCATTGTCGGCGCAGGTCTTCCCGCGTCAGCGCTGACCGCCGCACGAATCGAGCATCGCGGCCCGACTCTCGAAATCCATTTCGGATTCAGCGGCCCCGCCCCACCACTCGAACTCAGCACGCACGGGATCGAACTCTGGGTCGAGCTCGGGCGCACGCGCATCGCGATCCCTCCGCGCCCGCTGTTTGGCTATGAAACGGCGCCGATTGCGAGCGTGCGCGCGATCGAGTTGGCCGGCGGCAGGTCGCGAATCGTCGTCGAGGTTATAGGCAAGGCCGACTATGCGATCGCGCGGCTGAGAGGCAGAAATGAAATAGTGCTGCGGGTCGCATCCGCCGGCGCGGACCCGAATATCGCGGCCCCGATGATCGTTCATGACGACGCCCCGCGGCGCCCCGCGGCGCCGGTCGCGCGCGCGGTCGCATTCGCGCCCGCGCCGAAGCCTCGTGCCAACTCTCGCGCGCAGCCAATCGCGTCCACGCCCTCGAACATGAGCGAGGAAATCCGGCAGCCGGGTCATTTCCTGGTGATGATCGATCCGGGTCACGGCGGCTACGATCCCGGCACGCAATCGTCGGCCGGCGCAGAGGAGAAGGACCTCGCTCTCCAAATCGCGACGCGGCTGAAATCCGCGCTGGAAGCCCGCGGTATCCGCGCCGAGCTAACGCGCTCGACCGACGTATTTATCAGCCTGGCCGAGCGCACGCGAATTGCGAATCGCGCCGGCGCGGACCTGTTCGTTTCAATCCACCTCAATTCGAGTCCGAACACCGACACCACGGGAATCGAAGTCTATTACCTGAACAACACCACCGACCGGGCGACGATTCGGCTGGCGCGAATGGAGAACGCCGGCGCGGGAGGCTATGGCGCAGCCGACGCCTCCAACTTAAACTACATCCTGACCGACTTGCGCCAGAACTATAAGGCGTCGGAAGCGGCCTCTGTGGCCAAGATGATCGACGCGCAGACGGTCGCCGATCTCGACGCCGGATTTGGACTGAAGGTGAACGCGCTGGGAGCAAAGATGGGACCATTCTACGTGCTGGTCGGCGCGCATATGCCGGCCGTGCTGGTCGAATGCGGCTTCATGTCGAACGCCGGTGAAGCCGCGCGGCTGGCGTCGGCGGACTACCAGGAGGTGCTCGCGGGCGCGGTCGCCGGCGCAGTAGCGCATTACTTCAACGCCGATCTGGCGGTGGGAAATCTGTGA
- the mutS gene encoding DNA mismatch repair protein MutS, with translation MAVKQTPLIAQYLSVKQRVPDAILFFRLGDFYEMFFEDAEVGARVLDIQLTSRNKDGVPLCGVPYHSAEPYIAKLLKAGHKVAICEQGTPDARSPKLMPRQIVRVITPGTVGEEMVLTAAEKNYLVAVTAAEGAGAGFALAALDVSTGEFLATQVREAAALREEIARIAPREIVVAAQAPGHDGELGALLKDLNCPVTTLDHESFSAEQAAAAFSNRFAAAAADLHESIARAAAIALLYVENTFGRDLAHLEAPRLYRIAEYMLVDETTRRHLELVASTDGARKGSLLSILDETLTAAGARTLGNWITYPLLALDAIHARHDAVEELFDADLGGALAESLKRIGDLERLAGRIGAMRASPRDCLRLADALKADESLKKAMGAFKSPLIREQAARISPMPALAAQIAATLSDEPPVNPRDGNVIRPGLSAEVDELRSLASGARGVIAKLEATERERTAIPSLKVRYNNIFGYYIEVTKPNLERVPADYERKQTLVSAERFTTPALKELERKILTAESGLKELELQIFTKLLRDLQSHAATILETARAVGEFDAIMSLAKVARRRGYVRPTINTGLRMRVRDGRHPVLEAGMRPGEFVPNDLDAEPDTRQILLITGPNMAGKSTYLRQVALIAIMAQVGSFVPAAEATIGLIDRVLTRIGARDELRRGESTFMVEMSETARLLKGLSERSLLLLDEVGRGTSTFDGLAIAWAVAEYLHDQTRAKVLFATHFHELTDLARERPRVKNLSMAVREWGAEVIFLRRVIEQPSSRSYGIEVARLAGLPDSIISRAREILANLEQGELDEAGMPRIARDRRATSPPPQLGLFSPRDERVIDELRALDVERMTPMEALNALARLAARLKQQG, from the coding sequence GTGGCAGTCAAGCAAACACCCCTCATCGCGCAGTATCTGAGCGTCAAACAGCGCGTTCCCGACGCGATCCTGTTCTTCCGCCTCGGAGACTTTTACGAGATGTTCTTCGAGGACGCCGAAGTCGGCGCGCGCGTGCTCGACATTCAGCTAACCTCGCGCAACAAGGACGGCGTGCCACTGTGCGGCGTGCCGTACCATTCCGCGGAACCGTACATCGCCAAACTGCTGAAGGCCGGCCACAAGGTTGCCATCTGCGAACAGGGGACGCCCGACGCCAGGTCTCCCAAGCTGATGCCGCGGCAAATAGTCCGCGTGATCACGCCCGGCACCGTGGGCGAGGAGATGGTGCTGACCGCCGCCGAGAAGAATTACCTGGTCGCAGTCACCGCCGCCGAAGGCGCTGGCGCGGGGTTCGCGCTGGCGGCGCTCGACGTCTCGACGGGGGAATTTCTCGCCACGCAGGTTCGCGAGGCCGCCGCGCTGCGCGAGGAAATCGCGCGAATCGCGCCGCGCGAAATCGTAGTCGCCGCGCAGGCGCCCGGACATGACGGCGAGTTGGGCGCGCTGCTGAAGGACTTAAACTGTCCGGTGACGACGCTCGATCATGAATCGTTCAGCGCCGAGCAGGCGGCCGCGGCGTTCTCGAATCGTTTCGCGGCCGCCGCCGCGGATCTCCACGAATCGATCGCGCGCGCCGCGGCAATCGCGCTGCTCTACGTCGAAAACACCTTCGGCCGCGACCTGGCCCATCTCGAAGCGCCGCGTCTTTACCGGATCGCCGAGTACATGCTGGTGGATGAGACCACGCGGCGTCATCTCGAACTCGTCGCCTCGACCGACGGCGCGCGCAAGGGCTCGTTGCTGTCGATTCTCGACGAAACCCTGACTGCCGCCGGCGCGCGCACGCTTGGCAACTGGATCACCTATCCGCTGCTCGCGCTCGACGCGATCCACGCGCGCCACGACGCCGTCGAAGAGCTGTTCGATGCCGACCTGGGCGGCGCGCTGGCGGAATCCTTGAAACGAATCGGCGATCTCGAGCGGCTGGCGGGACGAATCGGCGCGATGCGGGCGTCGCCGAGGGATTGTTTGCGCCTGGCGGACGCGCTCAAGGCGGACGAGTCACTGAAAAAAGCGATGGGCGCGTTCAAGAGCCCGCTTATTCGCGAACAGGCCGCGCGGATCTCGCCGATGCCCGCGCTGGCGGCGCAAATCGCGGCGACGCTGTCCGACGAGCCTCCGGTGAATCCCCGCGACGGCAACGTGATTCGTCCGGGGCTCAGCGCCGAAGTTGACGAATTGCGCAGCCTGGCGTCCGGCGCCCGCGGCGTAATCGCGAAGTTGGAAGCGACCGAGCGCGAGCGCACCGCGATCCCGTCGCTCAAGGTGCGCTACAACAATATCTTCGGCTATTACATCGAGGTCACCAAGCCCAATCTCGAGCGGGTGCCCGCCGACTATGAGCGCAAGCAAACGCTGGTCAGCGCGGAGCGCTTCACCACGCCCGCGCTCAAGGAACTCGAGCGCAAAATCCTGACCGCGGAATCGGGACTCAAGGAACTCGAACTCCAGATTTTCACAAAGCTGCTCCGCGACTTGCAGTCGCACGCCGCCACGATACTTGAAACCGCTCGCGCGGTGGGCGAATTCGACGCGATCATGTCGCTGGCGAAAGTGGCGCGGCGCCGCGGCTACGTGCGTCCCACGATCAACACCGGCCTGCGGATGCGGGTGCGCGACGGACGCCATCCCGTGCTCGAAGCCGGGATGCGCCCGGGCGAGTTCGTGCCCAACGACCTCGACGCGGAGCCCGACACGCGCCAAATCCTGCTCATCACCGGCCCCAACATGGCCGGCAAATCGACCTACCTGCGCCAGGTCGCGCTGATCGCGATCATGGCGCAAGTCGGCAGCTTCGTGCCCGCCGCCGAGGCCACCATCGGGCTAATCGATCGCGTGCTGACGCGAATCGGCGCGCGCGACGAACTGCGGCGCGGCGAATCCACCTTCATGGTCGAGATGAGCGAGACGGCGCGCCTGCTCAAGGGACTGTCGGAACGCAGCCTGCTGCTGCTCGACGAGGTCGGCCGCGGCACCAGCACTTTCGACGGGCTTGCGATCGCGTGGGCGGTCGCCGAATACCTGCACGATCAGACGCGCGCCAAGGTGCTGTTCGCGACCCACTTCCACGAACTGACCGATCTTGCGCGCGAGCGTCCGCGGGTCAAGAACCTGAGCATGGCGGTGCGCGAATGGGGCGCCGAGGTGATTTTCCTGCGCCGGGTTATCGAGCAGCCGTCGTCGCGAAGTTACGGGATCGAGGTGGCGCGGCTGGCGGGATTGCCGGATTCGATCATCAGCCGCGCGCGGGAAATTCTCGCCAACCTCGAGCAGGGCGAACTGGACGAGGCCGGGATGCCGCGAATCGCCCGCGATCGGCGCGCTACGAGCCCGCCGCCCCAGCTCGGTTTGTTCTCGCCACGAGACGAACGCGTCATCGATGAGCTCCGCGCACTCGACGTCGAACGGATGACCCCGATGGAGGCGCTGAACGCGCTCGCGCGTCTGGCCGCGCGCCTCAAGCAGCAGGGGTGA
- the glnD gene encoding [protein-PII] uridylyltransferase, whose protein sequence is MSLVGGANRAEPVPIAESSPRGQQAILAQFAASKRPGAIARAYLESVRAELAERHFAGASGSDIVSALTAAMDELLRALFYYADAEHGRRFTKLNQKLAVVARGGYGRGELNPQSDVDLLFLHDYKRGPYAEVVTEIILHALWDAGLTVGYGVRAAKECVRLANEDLKEKTAILDARFLCGDEKLYADLDKLLVADVLNRNQDKFFATKLEASRKRHAQYGDSIYLLEPQIKEGEGGLRDLHTAMWLAKVKYKVHCLEELVQRAVITEPEAAEVIEARDFLWRVRNSLHFLTGRHFDQLTFEMQERIEPMLGFKPEEGQAAGSALMRAYYQHASTVHRFAEGLIARVTENSSGGRFFRRTPTRKIRPGVIVQRNLLSIADRDFFKRDPLNLITIYADCQAQNVSLSGSGYQLVRDNLELIDEAMRKDPRVGAALMKILSARQRVAETLEAMHLSGVLGAIIPEFGNLYARVLHDLYHIYTVDRHSLVAVRELERLRTGEFKDPTPLLTEVVREFDHLPLVFLALLLHDIGKGHGHDHHERGAGLTAQVSQRLGLSSEEIDRVVFLVRNHLLMSQIAQKGDLDDHTTVEEFARTVGSINRLKALYLLTYADMRAVAPKVYNNWRDMLLGDLYMRALKVLEQGDREAVEPARRLATVKAAVRATLLAAGAPEADVTAFLDQMPDRYFFTVPEADIALHFDLMRSLEERPLVCRIRHFPELEFSEFIVVTRDQPGLFSMIAGALTANNLNILSARITTRTNGVAMDVFRVSHWMGAGSMAMEEDRWLRVEHDLERVITGQQEIAELVAAAHHVQSSGRKFVRHVPTEVTVDNRTSEQFTVIDVFTQDRVGLLFAITHTLYRLGLLIHLARISTNADQALDVFYVSDREGGKIEDLDRMRELRAALLEKVEQDPGAGATA, encoded by the coding sequence GTGAGTCTGGTCGGGGGCGCGAATCGCGCCGAGCCTGTGCCAATTGCCGAGTCTTCGCCGCGCGGCCAGCAGGCCATCCTCGCGCAATTTGCCGCGAGCAAGCGGCCTGGCGCGATTGCGCGCGCCTATCTCGAATCGGTCCGCGCCGAGCTCGCCGAGCGCCATTTCGCCGGCGCGAGCGGCAGCGATATCGTGAGCGCGCTGACGGCGGCGATGGACGAACTGCTGCGCGCGCTGTTTTATTATGCGGACGCGGAACACGGCCGGCGATTTACCAAGCTCAACCAGAAACTTGCGGTGGTCGCGCGCGGCGGCTACGGGCGCGGCGAACTGAATCCGCAATCCGACGTCGATCTGCTGTTTCTGCACGATTACAAGCGTGGTCCATACGCCGAAGTTGTCACCGAAATAATATTGCACGCGCTTTGGGACGCAGGTCTGACGGTCGGATACGGGGTTCGCGCGGCCAAAGAATGCGTGCGGCTGGCGAACGAGGACCTGAAGGAAAAAACCGCGATCCTCGACGCGCGGTTCTTATGCGGCGACGAAAAGCTTTACGCCGATCTCGACAAGCTGCTGGTCGCCGACGTGCTCAATCGCAACCAGGACAAGTTCTTCGCCACCAAGCTCGAAGCAAGCCGCAAACGGCACGCCCAGTACGGCGATTCGATCTACCTGCTCGAGCCTCAGATCAAGGAAGGCGAAGGCGGGCTGCGCGATCTTCACACCGCGATGTGGCTGGCCAAGGTCAAATACAAAGTGCATTGCCTCGAAGAGCTGGTGCAAAGGGCCGTCATCACCGAGCCCGAAGCGGCCGAAGTGATCGAGGCGCGCGACTTTCTCTGGCGGGTGCGCAATTCGCTGCATTTTCTGACCGGGCGCCACTTCGATCAGCTCACCTTCGAGATGCAGGAACGGATCGAGCCGATGCTGGGCTTCAAGCCCGAGGAGGGACAGGCGGCGGGTTCCGCCTTGATGCGCGCGTACTACCAGCACGCCTCGACGGTGCATCGCTTTGCCGAGGGCTTGATCGCGCGGGTGACCGAGAACAGTTCCGGCGGGCGATTTTTTCGCCGCACGCCGACCCGCAAGATTCGCCCCGGGGTGATCGTTCAGCGCAATCTGCTGAGCATCGCGGATCGCGATTTTTTTAAGCGCGATCCGCTCAACCTGATCACGATCTACGCGGACTGCCAGGCGCAGAACGTGAGCCTATCAGGCAGCGGCTATCAGTTGGTGCGTGACAATCTTGAATTGATCGACGAGGCGATGCGCAAAGACCCGCGCGTCGGCGCCGCGCTGATGAAGATTCTGTCGGCGCGCCAGCGCGTCGCCGAAACGCTCGAGGCGATGCATCTGTCGGGCGTGCTCGGCGCGATAATCCCCGAGTTCGGCAACCTCTACGCGCGCGTTCTGCACGACCTCTACCATATCTACACCGTTGACCGGCATTCGCTGGTTGCGGTGCGCGAGCTCGAACGCCTGCGCACGGGAGAGTTCAAGGATCCGACCCCGCTGCTCACCGAGGTCGTGCGCGAATTCGACCACCTGCCGCTGGTGTTCCTTGCGCTGCTGCTGCACGACATCGGCAAGGGCCACGGCCATGACCATCATGAGCGCGGCGCCGGCCTGACCGCGCAAGTGTCACAGCGGCTTGGACTGAGCAGCGAGGAAATCGACCGTGTCGTGTTCCTCGTCCGCAACCATCTGCTGATGTCCCAGATCGCGCAAAAGGGCGACCTTGACGATCACACCACCGTCGAGGAATTTGCGCGTACCGTCGGCTCTATCAACCGCCTCAAGGCGCTCTACTTGCTCACCTATGCCGACATGCGCGCGGTGGCGCCGAAGGTTTACAACAATTGGCGCGACATGCTGCTGGGCGATCTCTACATGCGGGCGCTCAAGGTTCTCGAGCAGGGCGATCGCGAGGCGGTCGAACCCGCGCGCCGGCTGGCTACCGTCAAAGCTGCCGTCCGCGCGACCCTGCTCGCCGCGGGCGCGCCGGAGGCCGACGTCACCGCATTCCTCGACCAGATGCCCGACCGCTACTTCTTCACCGTGCCCGAAGCCGACATTGCGCTGCACTTCGACTTGATGCGCTCGCTCGAAGAGCGGCCGCTGGTCTGCCGCATCAGGCATTTTCCCGAACTGGAGTTCAGCGAGTTTATCGTCGTGACGCGCGATCAGCCGGGACTGTTTTCGATGATCGCGGGCGCGCTGACTGCCAACAATCTCAACATCCTGTCGGCGCGAATCACCACCCGCACCAACGGCGTCGCGATGGACGTGTTTCGCGTATCGCATTGGATGGGCGCCGGCTCGATGGCGATGGAAGAGGACCGCTGGCTGCGCGTCGAGCACGACCTCGAGCGCGTCATCACCGGCCAGCAGGAGATCGCGGAGCTGGTCGCCGCGGCGCACCACGTGCAGAGCTCCGGCCGCAAGTTCGTGCGCCACGTGCCGACCGAAGTCACGGTGGACAATCGCACCTCCGAGCAGTTCACCGTGATTGACGTCTTCACCCAGGACCGCGTCGGACTGCTGTTCGCGATCACCCACACGCTCTACCGGCTCGGCCTGCTGATTCACCTCGCGCGCATCTCAACCAACGCCGATCAGGCGCTCGATGTCTTTTACGTGAGCGATCGCGAGGGCGGGAAAATCGAGGATCTCGATCGGATGCGGGAGCTGCGCGCCGCCCTGCTCGAAAAGGTCGAACAGGATCCCGGCGCAGGAGCAACCGCGTGA